In one Cyanobacterium sp. T60_A2020_053 genomic region, the following are encoded:
- a CDS encoding DUF4926 domain-containing protein, with translation MIKPNLFDVVELLTDIPERNLKKGEQGAIIEDYQDGFFEIEFCNNYGETIALCPILKMSKEDSR, from the coding sequence TAATTTATTTGATGTTGTTGAATTATTAACTGATATACCAGAAAGAAATCTCAAAAAAGGTGAGCAAGGCGCAATCATTGAAGATTATCAAGACGGATTTTTTGAAATCGAATTTTGCAATAACTACGGTGAAACCATCGCCTTATGTCCTATCTTAAAAATGTCAAAAGAGGACTCCCGTTGA